A single region of the Hylaeus volcanicus isolate JK05 chromosome 5, UHH_iyHylVolc1.0_haploid, whole genome shotgun sequence genome encodes:
- the LOC128876675 gene encoding SAFB-like transcription modulator isoform X3, protein MRIMADVERKKLTELRVIDLKTELERRGLDKTGNKAALLDRLSKSIADEGENPDEYLIIPCGGVCKISPRKNSVTGASNQDESPETLESQKEETTEGPDNNESKVKVEKPIVEKETMAIKTEELQSEVQNNTSKETDCKQEPKVHLTKLASESTQAVKAEPEAAVAASQTSSNSASTLEANGIDNEDSINLTIGEDEENLLAEETESHDRHKDGGEKKKLEENKKGESKGSSRAEAGANSKEGTTSGANVGTKNKQDGGDGSKSVESSNKSQKRDDKDKKTSQVSPVNASSRNLWVSGLSSGTRATDLKQIFSKYGKVIGAKVVTNARTPGARCYGYVTMSTSEDAAKCIQHLHRTELHGRVIFVEKAKGDTQQSHMRKRDTTNGKSEKKEEKDKAKDNHDLNDRKEKEQKKEIEDKGSETMKKLDEKSEGPENKKAEVMEKKDEAAKESDTRSTKSTSKKPEGEKGKRDEKRIRSWDHHRSHTRSRSRERRRRDDVLTFAKIREERERQRLRERERMLREEERRRREDMERQREIERRQREEAARLEREREKLRRERERIEQEKAELLRLERERQKLEREKLERERLELKRQQMRLEESRRAPPPPSIKRSSSDRRDPRDLYVEPDRKRMTTEHSRRHTPERVSDRRGEILDRVSDRRLDASPPTRYESSRSAQDIGIKKEFKRSSEFTSRSSRPESFTEVSRGREVIVRREPLSAAASSIDPRQVKESRYERPSTTTYTREREVRRSEPETHRSSRDSHTRYGESFKPTSSRDSRYVESNRTTSSWHSGPPSAKSFNSVPSSGTRDPRNEPSSWSSRSSENVNRWSNSSSMGNTLRHPVPPTYQSGPIQSMGLTAPGTTPSYDRFDPYKSSMASMRKY, encoded by the exons ATGAGAATAATGGCCGATGTCGAAAGAAAAAAGCTGACCGAACTCCGAGTTATAGATCTAAAAACAGAACTTGAGCGGCGCGGGCTCGATAAGACTGGCAATAAAGCAGCACTACTCGACCGGCTCTCCAAa TCCATAGCTGACGAAGGGGAGAATCCAGATGAATATCTGATTATACCATGTGGCGGAGTATGCAAGATCAGTCCAAGAAAGAACAGCG TAACTGGTGCATCGAATCAAGATGAGTCACCTGAAACATTGGAGAGTCAAAAAGAGGAAACTACAGAGGGGCCAGATAATAATGAATCAAAAGTAAAAGTAGAGAAGCCTATTGTAGAAAAGGAGACAATGGCCATTAAAACAGAG GAACTCCAAAGTGAAGTTCAGAATAACACTAGTAAAGAAACAGACTGTAAACAGGAACCTAAGGTTCATTTGACTAAACTTGCGTCCGAATCCACACAGGCGGTCAAAGCAGAGCCTGAGGCTGCAGTTGCTGCAAGTCAAACCTCAAGTAATTCAGCTTCAACTCTTGAAGCTAATGGCATCGATAACGAAGATTCGATTAATCTAACTATCGgagaagatgaagaaaatcTCCTTGCCGAGGAG ACAGAGTCTCACGATAGACACAAGG ATGGAggagagaagaagaaattggAAGAGAACAAGAAGGGAGAGTCTAAAGGGAGCAGTAGAGCAGAAGCCGGTGCCAACAGCAAGGAAGGGACGACGTCAGGTGCAAACGTCGGGACGAAGAACAAGCAGGACGGTGGAGACGGAAGCAAGAG tgtGGAGTCTAGTAACAAGAGTCAGAAAAGAGACGATAAAG ACAAGAAGACCTCCCAAGTCAGCCCCGTTAATGCAAGTAGCAGAAACTTATGGGTATCTGGATTGTCTTCGGGTACTCGTGCGACCGActtgaaacaaatattctcaaagtacGGAAAAGTGATAGGTGCCAAAGTAGTTACAAACGCAAGAACACCTGGTGCAAGATGCTACGGATACGTTACCATGTCTACTAGCGAGGATGCAGCGAAATGTATACAGCATTTACATAGAACGGAACTTCACGGACGTGTAATATTCGTAGAAAAG GCGAAAGGTGACACTCAGCAGAGTCATATGCGCAAACGAGACACTACGAATGGAAAGTccgagaagaaagaagagaaagacaAAGCTAAGGATAATCACGACCTAAACGATCGGAAGGAAAAGGAACAGAAAAAGGAAATCGAAGATAAAGGATCGGAAACAA TGAAAAAATTGGACGAGAAGAGCGAGGGCCCCGAGAACAAGAAAGCAGAGGTGATGGAGAAGAAAGACGAGGCTGCCAAGGAATCCGATACTCGGTCAACCAAATCTACCAGCAAAAAGCCAGAGGGCGAGAAAGGAAAGCGCGACGAGAAGAGAATCCGTTCCTGGGATCACCACCGATCGCATACACGATCCCGTAGCCGCGAACGTCGGAGACGCGACGACGTACTCACATTCGCCAAGATCAGG GAAGAACGAGAGAGGCAAAGATTAcgcgaaagagagagaatgCTTCGCGAGGAGGAACGGAGGAGGCGTGAAGATATGGAGCGACAGAGGGAAATAGAACGCAGACAAAGGGAAGAAGCTGCACGTTTAGAAAGGGAGCGGGAGAAGTTACggagagagagggaaagaATTGAACAGGAGAAGGCAGAGTTACTTCGACTTGAACGGGAACGTCAGAAGCTCGAAAGGGAAAAGCTAGAGCGCGAAAGATTAGAGCTGAAAAGACAACAGATGCGACTCGAGGAGAGCAGACGTGCACCACCACCGCCGTCTATAAAACGATCTTCCAGTGACAGAAGGGATCCAAGAGACTTGTACGTGGAACCGGACAGAAAACGCATGACCACGGAGCACAGTCGAAGACACACTCCAGAGCGAGTGAGCGATCGACGTGGCGAAATTTTGGACCGTGTCTCTGACAGACGATTGGACGCATCACCGCCCACTCGCTACGAATCTAGCAG ATCAGCTCAAGATATAggaataaagaaagaatttaaacgCAGTAGTGAATTCACCTCGCGAAGTAGTCGGCCGGAAAGTTTTACCGAGGTATCACGTGGAAGGGAAGTGATAGTTCGACGAGAACCTCTCAGCGCCGCGGCATCGTCCATTGATCCTCGACAAGTGAAGGAAAG cAGGTATGAACGGCCAAGCACAACCACTTACACTCGCGAACGCGAAGTTCGACGTTCCGAACCAGAAACGCATAGAAGTTCCAGGGATAGTCACACACGCTATGGCGAAAGCTTCAAACCTACAAGTTCTA GGGACAGTCGCTACGTGGAGAGCAACAGAACAACTAGTAGCTGGCATTCTGGACCACCGTCTGCGAAATCATTTAATTCCGTACCGAGTAGTGGAACCCGAGACCCTCGAAACGAGCCGTCCAGCTGGAGTTCCAGGTCCTCGGAGAATGTAAACAG
- the LOC128876675 gene encoding SAFB-like transcription modulator isoform X4, with protein MRIMADVERKKLTELRVIDLKTELERRGLDKTGNKAALLDRLSKSIADEGENPDEYLIIPCGGVCKISPRKNSVTGASNQDESPETLESQKEETTEGPDNNESKVKVEKPIVEKETMAIKTEELQSEVQNNTSKETDCKQEPKVHLTKLASESTQAVKAEPEAAVAASQTSSNSASTLEANGIDNEDSINLTIGEDEENLLAEETESHDRHKDGGEKKKLEENKKGESKGSSRAEAGANSKEGTTSGANVGTKNKQDGGDGSKSVESSNKSQKRDDKDKKTSQVSPVNASSRNLWVSGLSSGTRATDLKQIFSKYGKVIGAKVVTNARTPGARCYGYVTMSTSEDAAKCIQHLHRTELHGRVIFVEKAKGDTQQSHMRKRDTTNGKSEKKEEKDKAKDNHDLNDRKEKEQKKEIEDKGSETMKKLDEKSEGPENKKAEVMEKKDEAAKESDTRSTKSTSKKPEGEKGKRDEKRIRSWDHHRSHTRSRSRERRRRDDVLTFAKIREERERQRLRERERMLREEERRRREDMERQREIERRQREEAARLEREREKLRRERERIEQEKAELLRLERERQKLEREKLERERLELKRQQMRLEESRRAPPPPSIKRSSSDRRDPRDLYVEPDRKRMTTEHSRRHTPERVSDRRGEILDRVSDRRLDASPPTRYESSRSAQDIGIKKEFKRSSEFTSRSSRPESFTEVSRGREVIVRREPLSAAASSIDPRQVKESRYERPSTTTYTREREVRRSEPETHRSSRDSHTRYGESFKPTSSSTPRDSRYVESNRTTSSWHSGPPSAKSFNSVPSSGTRDPRNEPSSWSSRSSENVNRPVFLKL; from the exons ATGAGAATAATGGCCGATGTCGAAAGAAAAAAGCTGACCGAACTCCGAGTTATAGATCTAAAAACAGAACTTGAGCGGCGCGGGCTCGATAAGACTGGCAATAAAGCAGCACTACTCGACCGGCTCTCCAAa TCCATAGCTGACGAAGGGGAGAATCCAGATGAATATCTGATTATACCATGTGGCGGAGTATGCAAGATCAGTCCAAGAAAGAACAGCG TAACTGGTGCATCGAATCAAGATGAGTCACCTGAAACATTGGAGAGTCAAAAAGAGGAAACTACAGAGGGGCCAGATAATAATGAATCAAAAGTAAAAGTAGAGAAGCCTATTGTAGAAAAGGAGACAATGGCCATTAAAACAGAG GAACTCCAAAGTGAAGTTCAGAATAACACTAGTAAAGAAACAGACTGTAAACAGGAACCTAAGGTTCATTTGACTAAACTTGCGTCCGAATCCACACAGGCGGTCAAAGCAGAGCCTGAGGCTGCAGTTGCTGCAAGTCAAACCTCAAGTAATTCAGCTTCAACTCTTGAAGCTAATGGCATCGATAACGAAGATTCGATTAATCTAACTATCGgagaagatgaagaaaatcTCCTTGCCGAGGAG ACAGAGTCTCACGATAGACACAAGG ATGGAggagagaagaagaaattggAAGAGAACAAGAAGGGAGAGTCTAAAGGGAGCAGTAGAGCAGAAGCCGGTGCCAACAGCAAGGAAGGGACGACGTCAGGTGCAAACGTCGGGACGAAGAACAAGCAGGACGGTGGAGACGGAAGCAAGAG tgtGGAGTCTAGTAACAAGAGTCAGAAAAGAGACGATAAAG ACAAGAAGACCTCCCAAGTCAGCCCCGTTAATGCAAGTAGCAGAAACTTATGGGTATCTGGATTGTCTTCGGGTACTCGTGCGACCGActtgaaacaaatattctcaaagtacGGAAAAGTGATAGGTGCCAAAGTAGTTACAAACGCAAGAACACCTGGTGCAAGATGCTACGGATACGTTACCATGTCTACTAGCGAGGATGCAGCGAAATGTATACAGCATTTACATAGAACGGAACTTCACGGACGTGTAATATTCGTAGAAAAG GCGAAAGGTGACACTCAGCAGAGTCATATGCGCAAACGAGACACTACGAATGGAAAGTccgagaagaaagaagagaaagacaAAGCTAAGGATAATCACGACCTAAACGATCGGAAGGAAAAGGAACAGAAAAAGGAAATCGAAGATAAAGGATCGGAAACAA TGAAAAAATTGGACGAGAAGAGCGAGGGCCCCGAGAACAAGAAAGCAGAGGTGATGGAGAAGAAAGACGAGGCTGCCAAGGAATCCGATACTCGGTCAACCAAATCTACCAGCAAAAAGCCAGAGGGCGAGAAAGGAAAGCGCGACGAGAAGAGAATCCGTTCCTGGGATCACCACCGATCGCATACACGATCCCGTAGCCGCGAACGTCGGAGACGCGACGACGTACTCACATTCGCCAAGATCAGG GAAGAACGAGAGAGGCAAAGATTAcgcgaaagagagagaatgCTTCGCGAGGAGGAACGGAGGAGGCGTGAAGATATGGAGCGACAGAGGGAAATAGAACGCAGACAAAGGGAAGAAGCTGCACGTTTAGAAAGGGAGCGGGAGAAGTTACggagagagagggaaagaATTGAACAGGAGAAGGCAGAGTTACTTCGACTTGAACGGGAACGTCAGAAGCTCGAAAGGGAAAAGCTAGAGCGCGAAAGATTAGAGCTGAAAAGACAACAGATGCGACTCGAGGAGAGCAGACGTGCACCACCACCGCCGTCTATAAAACGATCTTCCAGTGACAGAAGGGATCCAAGAGACTTGTACGTGGAACCGGACAGAAAACGCATGACCACGGAGCACAGTCGAAGACACACTCCAGAGCGAGTGAGCGATCGACGTGGCGAAATTTTGGACCGTGTCTCTGACAGACGATTGGACGCATCACCGCCCACTCGCTACGAATCTAGCAG ATCAGCTCAAGATATAggaataaagaaagaatttaaacgCAGTAGTGAATTCACCTCGCGAAGTAGTCGGCCGGAAAGTTTTACCGAGGTATCACGTGGAAGGGAAGTGATAGTTCGACGAGAACCTCTCAGCGCCGCGGCATCGTCCATTGATCCTCGACAAGTGAAGGAAAG cAGGTATGAACGGCCAAGCACAACCACTTACACTCGCGAACGCGAAGTTCGACGTTCCGAACCAGAAACGCATAGAAGTTCCAGGGATAGTCACACACGCTATGGCGAAAGCTTCAAACCTACAAGTTCTAGTACGCCAC GGGACAGTCGCTACGTGGAGAGCAACAGAACAACTAGTAGCTGGCATTCTGGACCACCGTCTGCGAAATCATTTAATTCCGTACCGAGTAGTGGAACCCGAGACCCTCGAAACGAGCCGTCCAGCTGGAGTTCCAGGTCCTCGGAGAATGTAAACAG ACCAGTATTTCTCAAACTATAG
- the LOC128876675 gene encoding SAFB-like transcription modulator isoform X1 translates to MRIMADVERKKLTELRVIDLKTELERRGLDKTGNKAALLDRLSKSIADEGENPDEYLIIPCGGVCKISPRKNSVTGASNQDESPETLESQKEETTEGPDNNESKVKVEKPIVEKETMAIKTEELQSEVQNNTSKETDCKQEPKVHLTKLASESTQAVKAEPEAAVAASQTSSNSASTLEANGIDNEDSINLTIGEDEENLLAEETESHDRHKDGGEKKKLEENKKGESKGSSRAEAGANSKEGTTSGANVGTKNKQDGGDGSKSVESSNKSQKRDDKDKKTSQVSPVNASSRNLWVSGLSSGTRATDLKQIFSKYGKVIGAKVVTNARTPGARCYGYVTMSTSEDAAKCIQHLHRTELHGRVIFVEKAKGDTQQSHMRKRDTTNGKSEKKEEKDKAKDNHDLNDRKEKEQKKEIEDKGSETMKKLDEKSEGPENKKAEVMEKKDEAAKESDTRSTKSTSKKPEGEKGKRDEKRIRSWDHHRSHTRSRSRERRRRDDVLTFAKIREERERQRLRERERMLREEERRRREDMERQREIERRQREEAARLEREREKLRRERERIEQEKAELLRLERERQKLEREKLERERLELKRQQMRLEESRRAPPPPSIKRSSSDRRDPRDLYVEPDRKRMTTEHSRRHTPERVSDRRGEILDRVSDRRLDASPPTRYESSRSAQDIGIKKEFKRSSEFTSRSSRPESFTEVSRGREVIVRREPLSAAASSIDPRQVKESRYERPSTTTYTREREVRRSEPETHRSSRDSHTRYGESFKPTSSSTPRDSRYVESNRTTSSWHSGPPSAKSFNSVPSSGTRDPRNEPSSWSSRSSENVNRWSNSSSMGNTLRHPVPPTYQSGPIQSMGLTAPGTTPSYDRFDPYKSSMASMRKY, encoded by the exons ATGAGAATAATGGCCGATGTCGAAAGAAAAAAGCTGACCGAACTCCGAGTTATAGATCTAAAAACAGAACTTGAGCGGCGCGGGCTCGATAAGACTGGCAATAAAGCAGCACTACTCGACCGGCTCTCCAAa TCCATAGCTGACGAAGGGGAGAATCCAGATGAATATCTGATTATACCATGTGGCGGAGTATGCAAGATCAGTCCAAGAAAGAACAGCG TAACTGGTGCATCGAATCAAGATGAGTCACCTGAAACATTGGAGAGTCAAAAAGAGGAAACTACAGAGGGGCCAGATAATAATGAATCAAAAGTAAAAGTAGAGAAGCCTATTGTAGAAAAGGAGACAATGGCCATTAAAACAGAG GAACTCCAAAGTGAAGTTCAGAATAACACTAGTAAAGAAACAGACTGTAAACAGGAACCTAAGGTTCATTTGACTAAACTTGCGTCCGAATCCACACAGGCGGTCAAAGCAGAGCCTGAGGCTGCAGTTGCTGCAAGTCAAACCTCAAGTAATTCAGCTTCAACTCTTGAAGCTAATGGCATCGATAACGAAGATTCGATTAATCTAACTATCGgagaagatgaagaaaatcTCCTTGCCGAGGAG ACAGAGTCTCACGATAGACACAAGG ATGGAggagagaagaagaaattggAAGAGAACAAGAAGGGAGAGTCTAAAGGGAGCAGTAGAGCAGAAGCCGGTGCCAACAGCAAGGAAGGGACGACGTCAGGTGCAAACGTCGGGACGAAGAACAAGCAGGACGGTGGAGACGGAAGCAAGAG tgtGGAGTCTAGTAACAAGAGTCAGAAAAGAGACGATAAAG ACAAGAAGACCTCCCAAGTCAGCCCCGTTAATGCAAGTAGCAGAAACTTATGGGTATCTGGATTGTCTTCGGGTACTCGTGCGACCGActtgaaacaaatattctcaaagtacGGAAAAGTGATAGGTGCCAAAGTAGTTACAAACGCAAGAACACCTGGTGCAAGATGCTACGGATACGTTACCATGTCTACTAGCGAGGATGCAGCGAAATGTATACAGCATTTACATAGAACGGAACTTCACGGACGTGTAATATTCGTAGAAAAG GCGAAAGGTGACACTCAGCAGAGTCATATGCGCAAACGAGACACTACGAATGGAAAGTccgagaagaaagaagagaaagacaAAGCTAAGGATAATCACGACCTAAACGATCGGAAGGAAAAGGAACAGAAAAAGGAAATCGAAGATAAAGGATCGGAAACAA TGAAAAAATTGGACGAGAAGAGCGAGGGCCCCGAGAACAAGAAAGCAGAGGTGATGGAGAAGAAAGACGAGGCTGCCAAGGAATCCGATACTCGGTCAACCAAATCTACCAGCAAAAAGCCAGAGGGCGAGAAAGGAAAGCGCGACGAGAAGAGAATCCGTTCCTGGGATCACCACCGATCGCATACACGATCCCGTAGCCGCGAACGTCGGAGACGCGACGACGTACTCACATTCGCCAAGATCAGG GAAGAACGAGAGAGGCAAAGATTAcgcgaaagagagagaatgCTTCGCGAGGAGGAACGGAGGAGGCGTGAAGATATGGAGCGACAGAGGGAAATAGAACGCAGACAAAGGGAAGAAGCTGCACGTTTAGAAAGGGAGCGGGAGAAGTTACggagagagagggaaagaATTGAACAGGAGAAGGCAGAGTTACTTCGACTTGAACGGGAACGTCAGAAGCTCGAAAGGGAAAAGCTAGAGCGCGAAAGATTAGAGCTGAAAAGACAACAGATGCGACTCGAGGAGAGCAGACGTGCACCACCACCGCCGTCTATAAAACGATCTTCCAGTGACAGAAGGGATCCAAGAGACTTGTACGTGGAACCGGACAGAAAACGCATGACCACGGAGCACAGTCGAAGACACACTCCAGAGCGAGTGAGCGATCGACGTGGCGAAATTTTGGACCGTGTCTCTGACAGACGATTGGACGCATCACCGCCCACTCGCTACGAATCTAGCAG ATCAGCTCAAGATATAggaataaagaaagaatttaaacgCAGTAGTGAATTCACCTCGCGAAGTAGTCGGCCGGAAAGTTTTACCGAGGTATCACGTGGAAGGGAAGTGATAGTTCGACGAGAACCTCTCAGCGCCGCGGCATCGTCCATTGATCCTCGACAAGTGAAGGAAAG cAGGTATGAACGGCCAAGCACAACCACTTACACTCGCGAACGCGAAGTTCGACGTTCCGAACCAGAAACGCATAGAAGTTCCAGGGATAGTCACACACGCTATGGCGAAAGCTTCAAACCTACAAGTTCTAGTACGCCAC GGGACAGTCGCTACGTGGAGAGCAACAGAACAACTAGTAGCTGGCATTCTGGACCACCGTCTGCGAAATCATTTAATTCCGTACCGAGTAGTGGAACCCGAGACCCTCGAAACGAGCCGTCCAGCTGGAGTTCCAGGTCCTCGGAGAATGTAAACAG
- the LOC128876675 gene encoding SAFB-like transcription modulator isoform X2 produces the protein MRIMADVERKKLTELRVIDLKTELERRGLDKTGNKAALLDRLSKSIADEGENPDEYLIIPCGGVCKISPRKNSVTGASNQDESPETLESQKEETTEGPDNNESKVKVEKPIVEKETMAIKTEELQSEVQNNTSKETDCKQEPKVHLTKLASESTQAVKAEPEAAVAASQTSSNSASTLEANGIDNEDSINLTIGEDEENLLAEETESHDRHKDGGEKKKLEENKKGESKGSSRAEAGANSKEGTTSGANVGTKNKQDGGDGSKSVESSNKSQKRDDKDKKTSQVSPVNASSRNLWVSGLSSGTRATDLKQIFSKYGKVIGAKVVTNARTPGARCYGYVTMSTSEDAAKCIQHLHRTELHGRVIFVEKAKGDTQQSHMRKRDTTNGKSEKKEEKDKAKDNHDLNDRKEKEQKKEIEDKGSETMKKLDEKSEGPENKKAEVMEKKDEAAKESDTRSTKSTSKKPEGEKGKRDEKRIRSWDHHRSHTRSRSRERRRRDDVLTFAKIREERERQRLRERERMLREEERRRREDMERQREIERRQREEAARLEREREKLRRERERIEQEKAELLRLERERQKLEREKLERERLELKRQQMRLEESRRAPPPPSIKRSSSDRRDPRDLYVEPDRKRMTTEHSRRHTPERVSDRRGEILDRVSDRRLDASPPTRYESSRSAQDIGIKKEFKRSSEFTSRSSRPESFTEVSRGREVIVRREPLSAAASSIDPRQVKERYERPSTTTYTREREVRRSEPETHRSSRDSHTRYGESFKPTSSSTPRDSRYVESNRTTSSWHSGPPSAKSFNSVPSSGTRDPRNEPSSWSSRSSENVNRWSNSSSMGNTLRHPVPPTYQSGPIQSMGLTAPGTTPSYDRFDPYKSSMASMRKY, from the exons ATGAGAATAATGGCCGATGTCGAAAGAAAAAAGCTGACCGAACTCCGAGTTATAGATCTAAAAACAGAACTTGAGCGGCGCGGGCTCGATAAGACTGGCAATAAAGCAGCACTACTCGACCGGCTCTCCAAa TCCATAGCTGACGAAGGGGAGAATCCAGATGAATATCTGATTATACCATGTGGCGGAGTATGCAAGATCAGTCCAAGAAAGAACAGCG TAACTGGTGCATCGAATCAAGATGAGTCACCTGAAACATTGGAGAGTCAAAAAGAGGAAACTACAGAGGGGCCAGATAATAATGAATCAAAAGTAAAAGTAGAGAAGCCTATTGTAGAAAAGGAGACAATGGCCATTAAAACAGAG GAACTCCAAAGTGAAGTTCAGAATAACACTAGTAAAGAAACAGACTGTAAACAGGAACCTAAGGTTCATTTGACTAAACTTGCGTCCGAATCCACACAGGCGGTCAAAGCAGAGCCTGAGGCTGCAGTTGCTGCAAGTCAAACCTCAAGTAATTCAGCTTCAACTCTTGAAGCTAATGGCATCGATAACGAAGATTCGATTAATCTAACTATCGgagaagatgaagaaaatcTCCTTGCCGAGGAG ACAGAGTCTCACGATAGACACAAGG ATGGAggagagaagaagaaattggAAGAGAACAAGAAGGGAGAGTCTAAAGGGAGCAGTAGAGCAGAAGCCGGTGCCAACAGCAAGGAAGGGACGACGTCAGGTGCAAACGTCGGGACGAAGAACAAGCAGGACGGTGGAGACGGAAGCAAGAG tgtGGAGTCTAGTAACAAGAGTCAGAAAAGAGACGATAAAG ACAAGAAGACCTCCCAAGTCAGCCCCGTTAATGCAAGTAGCAGAAACTTATGGGTATCTGGATTGTCTTCGGGTACTCGTGCGACCGActtgaaacaaatattctcaaagtacGGAAAAGTGATAGGTGCCAAAGTAGTTACAAACGCAAGAACACCTGGTGCAAGATGCTACGGATACGTTACCATGTCTACTAGCGAGGATGCAGCGAAATGTATACAGCATTTACATAGAACGGAACTTCACGGACGTGTAATATTCGTAGAAAAG GCGAAAGGTGACACTCAGCAGAGTCATATGCGCAAACGAGACACTACGAATGGAAAGTccgagaagaaagaagagaaagacaAAGCTAAGGATAATCACGACCTAAACGATCGGAAGGAAAAGGAACAGAAAAAGGAAATCGAAGATAAAGGATCGGAAACAA TGAAAAAATTGGACGAGAAGAGCGAGGGCCCCGAGAACAAGAAAGCAGAGGTGATGGAGAAGAAAGACGAGGCTGCCAAGGAATCCGATACTCGGTCAACCAAATCTACCAGCAAAAAGCCAGAGGGCGAGAAAGGAAAGCGCGACGAGAAGAGAATCCGTTCCTGGGATCACCACCGATCGCATACACGATCCCGTAGCCGCGAACGTCGGAGACGCGACGACGTACTCACATTCGCCAAGATCAGG GAAGAACGAGAGAGGCAAAGATTAcgcgaaagagagagaatgCTTCGCGAGGAGGAACGGAGGAGGCGTGAAGATATGGAGCGACAGAGGGAAATAGAACGCAGACAAAGGGAAGAAGCTGCACGTTTAGAAAGGGAGCGGGAGAAGTTACggagagagagggaaagaATTGAACAGGAGAAGGCAGAGTTACTTCGACTTGAACGGGAACGTCAGAAGCTCGAAAGGGAAAAGCTAGAGCGCGAAAGATTAGAGCTGAAAAGACAACAGATGCGACTCGAGGAGAGCAGACGTGCACCACCACCGCCGTCTATAAAACGATCTTCCAGTGACAGAAGGGATCCAAGAGACTTGTACGTGGAACCGGACAGAAAACGCATGACCACGGAGCACAGTCGAAGACACACTCCAGAGCGAGTGAGCGATCGACGTGGCGAAATTTTGGACCGTGTCTCTGACAGACGATTGGACGCATCACCGCCCACTCGCTACGAATCTAGCAG ATCAGCTCAAGATATAggaataaagaaagaatttaaacgCAGTAGTGAATTCACCTCGCGAAGTAGTCGGCCGGAAAGTTTTACCGAGGTATCACGTGGAAGGGAAGTGATAGTTCGACGAGAACCTCTCAGCGCCGCGGCATCGTCCATTGATCCTCGACAAGTGAAGGAAAG GTATGAACGGCCAAGCACAACCACTTACACTCGCGAACGCGAAGTTCGACGTTCCGAACCAGAAACGCATAGAAGTTCCAGGGATAGTCACACACGCTATGGCGAAAGCTTCAAACCTACAAGTTCTAGTACGCCAC GGGACAGTCGCTACGTGGAGAGCAACAGAACAACTAGTAGCTGGCATTCTGGACCACCGTCTGCGAAATCATTTAATTCCGTACCGAGTAGTGGAACCCGAGACCCTCGAAACGAGCCGTCCAGCTGGAGTTCCAGGTCCTCGGAGAATGTAAACAG